One part of the Nymphaea colorata isolate Beijing-Zhang1983 chromosome 8, ASM883128v2, whole genome shotgun sequence genome encodes these proteins:
- the LOC116258988 gene encoding LOW QUALITY PROTEIN: 3-ketoacyl-CoA synthase 6-like (The sequence of the model RefSeq protein was modified relative to this genomic sequence to represent the inferred CDS: deleted 2 bases in 1 codon): MPPILPDFSSSVKLKYVKLGYQYLVNHILTFLLLPTMAAIVIEVVRRPEQIVDLWQSLHFDLVQILFSSLLIVFVATVYVMSRPRQVFLVDYACFKPPVTCRVPFSTFMEHSTLLNHFDKKSVDFQMRILERSGLGEDTSLPPALHYIPPNPNMEDARAEAELVIFSAMDDLFRKTGLKPKDVDILIVNCSLFSPTPSLSAMVINKYKMRSNIRSFNLSGMGCSAGLISVDLARDLLQVHPNSNAVVVSTEIITPNWYAGNQRSMLLPNCLFRMGGAAILLSNRRRERSRAKYRLVHVVRTHKGADDRAYKCVYEEEDSSGKVGISLSKDLMAIAGEALKSNITTIGPLVLPASEQLLFLFTLIGRKVFNPKWKPYIPDFKQAFEHFCIHAGGRAVIDELEKNLQLSAEHVEASRMTLHRFGNTSSSSLWYELNYIESKGRMKRGDRVWQIAFGSGFKCNSAVWKCNRTIKALDGPWSDCIHKYPVHIPEVVKL, from the exons ATGCCTCCCATCCTGCCAGACTTCTCTTCCTCTGTCAAGCTCAAGTATGTGAAGCTTGGATACCAGTACCTTGTCAACCACATCCTCACCTTCTTGTTGCTACCCACCATGGCAGCCATCGTTATTGAGGTCGTGCGCAGGCCGGAGCAGATCGTTGACCTCTGGCAGTCCCTCCACTTCGACCTCGTCCAGAtcctcttctcctccctcctcaTCGTCTTCGTCGCGACCGTCTACGTCATGTCGCGGCCGCGGCAGGTGTTCCTGGTGGACTACGCCTGCTTCAAGCCTCCGGTGACCTGCAGGGTGCCGTTCTCCACCTTCATGGAGCACTCCACGTTGTTGAATCACTTTGACAAGAAGAGCGTCGATTTTCAGATGAGGATACTCGAGCGATCCGGCCTCGGGGAGGACACTTCCCTTCCTCCGGCACTTCACTACATCCCTCCGAACCCGAACATGGAGGACGCTCGGGCCGAGGCCGAGCTCGTCATCTTCTCCGCCATGGACGACCTGTTCAGGAAAACAGGTCTGAAGCCCAAGGATGTGGACATCCTCATCGTGAACTGCAGCCTCTTCTCGCCCACGCCGTCGCTTTCGGCGATGGTGATCAACAAGTACAAGATGAGAAGCAACATCCGCAGCTTCAACCTCTCCGGGATGGGCTGCAGCGCTGGGTTGATATCGGTGGACCTGGCCAGGGATCTGCTTCAGGTGCACCCCAACTCCAATGCCGTCGTCGTCAGCACGGAGATCATCACCCCCAACTGGTACGCCGGCAACCAGCGCTCCATGCTCCTGCCCAACTGCCTCTTCCGCATGGGCGGCGCCGCCATCCTCCTGTCCAACCGCCGGCGGGAGAGGAGCCGCGCCAAGTACCGCTTGGTCCACGTTGTCCGCACACACAAGGGCGCCGACGACAGGGCCTACAAGTGCGTCTACGAGGAGGAAGACAGTTCCGGCAAGGTGGGCATCTCGCTGTCCAAGGATCTCATGGCCATCGCCGGAGAGGCCCTCAAGTCGAACATCACGACAATCGGCCCGTTGGTGCTGCCGGCGTCGGAGCAGCTGCTCTTCCTGTTCACCCTGATAGGGAGGAAGGTGTTCAACCCCAAGTGGAAGCCCTACATCCCCGACTTCAAGCAGGCCTTCGAGCACTTCTGCATCCATGCCGGCGGCCGCGCCGTGATCGACGAACTGGAGAAGAACCTGCAGCTGTCGGCGGAGCACGTCGAGGCCTCTCGGATGACCCTGCACCGCTTCGGCAACACGTCGTCCTCCTCACTCTGGTACGAGCTCAACTACATCGAGTCCAAGGGGAGGATGAAGAGAGGAGATCGCGTTTGGCAGATCGCGTTCGGGAGCGGGTTCAAGTGCAACAGTGCGGTGTGGAAGTGCAACCGGACCATCAAGGCC CTCGACGGTCCATGGTCCGACTGCATTCACAAGTACCCGGTTCACATTCCAGAGGTAGTCAAGCTGTAG
- the LOC116258990 gene encoding protein CURVATURE THYLAKOID 1A, chloroplastic-like produces the protein MATIYAGASSGLSKTRLPTTTTSRPQLHQLNAFHLRRPSISFSPASFSESHRFAPLPIRASSSDEAASSVQAEELFSDLKEKWDGLENKSTIFIYGGGAILAVWLSSVLVGAINSVPLLPKIMELVGLGYTGWFVYRYLLFKSSRKELASDIEELKKKIAGSE, from the exons ATGGCGACCATCTATGCCGGCGCTTCCAGTGGTCTCTCCAAGACCCGTCTCCCAACTACCACCACCTCACGCCCTCAGCTGCACCAGCTCAATGCCTTCCACCTCCGACGCCCCTCCATCTCCTTCAGTCCTGCTTCATTCTCAg agTCCCACAGGTTCGCTCCACTTCCAATCCGAGCATCATCTTCAGATGAGGCGGCAAGTTCTGTTCAAGCAGAAGAGCTCTTCTCTGACTTAAAGGAGAAG TGGGATGGACTTGAAAACAAGTCAACGATATTCATTTATGGAGGAGGTGCAATACTGGCTGTTTGGCTGTCATCTGTACTTGTTGGAGCAATCAACTCCGTTCCTTTG CTTCCTAAGATCATGGAACTTGTGGGGCTAGGATATACGGGATGGTTTGTCTACCGATATCTGTTGTTCAAG TCTAGCAGGAAAGAATTGGCTTCGGACATTGAAGagctgaagaagaagattgcTGGTTCAGAATAA